The window CCGGTACGCCCTCCGTCCACGGTTCCTGTGGGGGATGGGAATGCTTGCGGAATTGGATCATGCCTCCGGCACATGCCAAAGGGACTGTGGGCGAGCGTAGAAGCCAACTGCTCGCAGAAAGGCCCAAGTTGATGACATTCACTCGCGTGGGTGAGGGAGCCCGGGGTGTGTGACGCCATGGTCGGCCGGGACGACGAGTGGGGCGTCGCCGGTCATCGCCGGTGTCGGGCGGGGCACGCGGCCCGGTTGCCCAGGCGGTACCTTCGTCGTCAGCCGATGAGGAGAGACAACGTGAGCAAGTTCGTGCGGCCCGCGCCCGAGGGCGCCGATCCCTTCGGCACGGCCCGCCTGCGCCGCGGCGTGCTGGACGCGTGGGCCACCAGCCCCGCCCGGTTCCGTGAGGACGCCAACGCCGAGGAGGACCTGGTCCTCGGCGGCTACCGGGACCGGCTCGTCGTCGAGCTCGCCCAGAACGCCGCCGACGCCGCCGCCCGGGCCGGAGTGCCGGGGCGGTTGCGGCTGACGCTCCGGGACGGGGTGCTCGTCGCCGCCAACACCGGGGCGCCCCTGGACGCGGCCGGTGTCGAGTCGCTGTCCACGCTGCGGGCGTCGGCGAAGCGGGAGAGCCAGGAGCAGGCCGTCGGACGCTTCGGCGTCGGCTTCGCCGCCGTCCTGTCGGTCACCGACGAGCCCGCCCTCATCGGCCGGCACGGCGGGGTGCGCTGGTCCCTCGCCGAGGCCCGGGGCCTGGCCGCCGACACCGCCCGCCACAGCCCCGGCCTCGGGGACGAGGTCCGGCGGCGTGACGGGCACGTACCGCTGCTGCGGCTGCCGTTCGCCGCCGAGGGCACCGCCCCCGCCCCGTACGACACCGCCGTCATCCTCCCGCTGCGCGACGACCCCGCCGCCGCTCTCGCCGAGCGGCTGCTGCACGCCGTGGACGACGCGCTGCTGCTCGCCCTCCCCGGCCTCGACGAGGTCGTGGTCGAGGTCAACGGGGAGAGCCCGAGGACCATCACCCGCCGTACCGACGGCGCCTTCACCGTCGTCGACGACTCCGAGGGCGGCGTCACCCATTGGCGCACCGCCGTCGCGCACGGCCCGCTCACGCCCGACCTGCTCGCGGACCGGCCCGTCGAGGAGCGGCTCCGGCCGCGGTGGTCCGTCACCTGGGCCGTGCCCGTCGACAGCGACGGCAGCCCGGCCCGGCCCCGCACCAGTCCGGTCGTGCACGCGCCCACGCCCAGCGACGAGCCGCTCGGTGTCCCGGCGCTGCTCATCGCCTCGTTCCCGCTGGACTCCACCCGCCGGCACGCCGCCCCCGGGCCGCTGACCGACTTCCTCGTCCAGCGCGCGGCCGACGCGTACGCCGAACTCCTCGGCGACTGGCGGCCCGTGACCACCGGGATCATCGGCCTGGTGCCCGGCCCGCTCGGCAAGGGCGAGCTGGACGGCGCCCTGCGCCAGGCGATCCTGGAGCGGCTCCCGCGCACCTCCTTCCTGCCGCCCGCCGCCGAGCCCCAGGAGCACGACGGCGACGACCTGCCCGACTCCCTGCGGCCCCGTGACGCCGAGATCGTCGAGGGCGCGGGCGCGGACACCGTGCGGGTCCTCGCCGAGGTGCTGCCCACCCTGCTGCCCGGCGGGCTGGAGCGGCGCGCGGAGCTGCGCACCCTGGGCGTCGCCCGTGTCCCGCTGACCGACGCCGTCGACCGGCTGGCCGGGCTGGAGAAGGACCCCGGCTGGTGGCGGCGCCTCTACGACAGCCTCGCCGGGGTCGACCCCGACCGGCTCTCGGGCCTCCCGGTGCCGCTCGCGGACGGCCGTACGACCATCGGCCCCCGGCAGGTGCTCCTGCCCGGCGCGGAGGCCGCCGGTATCGACCCCGAGGTGCTGGCCCGGCTCGGCCTGAAGGTCGCCCACCCGGACGCCGCCCATCCGCTCCTGGAGAAGCTCGGCGCCCTGCCCGCCACCCCGCGTGCCGTCCTCACCACCCCGCAGGTCCGGGCCGCCGTCGCCGCGTCCCTGGACGACGAGGGCGGGGTGAACTGGGAAGAGGACACCCTCGACGCCGACGAACTGGCCGACACCGTGCTCGCGCTGGTCCGGGACGCCGGACTGGAGCCCGGCGACGAGCCCTGGCTGGGCGCCCTCGCCCTGCCCGACGAGGACGGCGAACCGGCCCCCGCCTGCGAACTCGTCTTCCCCGGCGGCCCGTTCGCCCAGGTGATGCGCGAGGGCGAACTCGCCGCCGTGGACGCGGAGCTGGCCGGCCGGTGGGGCGAGCAGCCGCTCGCCGCCTGCGGGGTCCTGGTGAACTTCGCGCTGGTCCGCGCCACCGACGTCGTCCTCGACCCGGACGAACTGGAGCCCCGCGAGGGCGACTTCGCCGAGCCCGACGACGCGGGTCTGCTGGACGCCGTCGACGTGTGGTGCGAGGACATCCTCGACCGTTTCCCCGACAGCCCGGTCCCGCCGGTCGCCACGGAGATCATCGCCGTACGGGACCTGGACCTGGTCGACGAGGACAAGTGGGCCCAGGCCCTCGCCCTGCTGTCGCAGCCGCCCTACCGGGACGCCATCGTCGAGCCCGTGCGGATCCTGCTGCACGACGGGACCCACGAGGTCGTACGCCCGTACGCGGCGTGGTGGCTGCGCGGGAACCCGGTGCTCGACGGCCGCCGCCCGGCCGGACTGCGCGCCGCCGGCGGGGACCCGCTCCTGCGCGGTCTCTACGAGGAGGCCGACGCCACCGGCTTTGAAGACGAACAGGTGCTGCGCGCGCTCGGGGTCCGCACGTCCGTCACCGCGCTGCTGGACGAGCCCGGCGGGGCCGCCGAACTGCTCGACCGGCTCGCCGAGCCCGAGCGCGAGGTGGCGGACGCCCAACTGCACGCCCTGTACGGGGCCCTGGCGGATCTCGACCCCGAGCAGGTGACCCTGCCGGACGAGCTGCGCGCGGTCGTCGACGGCCGGGTGGAGGTCGTGGACGCGGCCGACGCCGTGGTCGTCGACTCGCCCGACCTGCTCCCCTTCACCTCGGGCGTCCCCCTGCTCCCGGTCCGCCCCGCCCGGGCCGCCGAACTGTCCGAACTGTTCCAGGTGCGGCGCCTGAGCGAGTCCGTCACCGGGCAGGTCGGTTCCGGGGGCGTCGAGCACGACGTACCGGACCCGGTACGGGTCCTGCTCGGCCGGCAGACCCCCTCCTCCTACGTCGAACACGAGGAACTCGTCGTCGACGACGTGGAGATCGACTGGCGCCTCACCAACGACGGCACCCTCCACGCCGCCACCCTCGAGGGCGTCGCCGCGGGCCTGGCCTGGGCGGCGGGCCAGTGGCCGCGACGCTTCGAGGTGGCGGCACTCCTGGAGGATCCGTCGCGGACGGAGGAGCTGGAGCGGGATCGGTGGTTCGACTGAGGCTCAGAGGGTGAGTCCCGGAGGAGCAGGGCGTCCCGGCGACCGGTGAAAACTTCCGCACATATTTTTCACTCGTCGTACAACCATGCGCACCCGTCACGTATCTGATCACGTGAGTCAACAGACTCCACGATCACTTGGGCCCCCTGGAGCCGACGACGAGCGCCGGGGCCCCTCTCCACCTGGAGAACGCATGCGTATCCGAGCCACCGTGGCCGCCGTCACCGGCGCCCTGGCCCTTTCCGCCTTCGCCGTGCCGGCCGCGCAGGCCGCCGAGCCGAAGGTTCCCGCGGACATCGCCGCCGCCAGCGAGGTCGTTCACGCCGACTCCGGCCGGTCGGCCTTCGCCGGCGCCGTGGAGGGCGAGCCGTACGCCCTGAACGCGACCTTCTCCTCCGTCAAGGTCAACAACGGCAAGAACATCTCCGTCGGCACCACCAACCTGGTGAAGGTGCCCGTCTCCTTCAAGCTGACGCACGGCGCGGACGTCGACATCCACGCCGACGACTTCTTCGCGGGCATCGAGCTGTACCGCGGCGCCTCCTTCGAGGAGTCGGCCTTCTTCTTCGACAGCAACGACGCGAGCTGCACGGACTCCTCCGCGACCGTCGCCAACTGCAAGGCCACCGTCGAGATCGACCCGTTCGCGCTGCTGAACGAGGACGCCGGCTCCTGGAAGGCCGCGGGCTTCGCGGTCGCCTTCAACGGCGAGAACCCGGACGAGCCGAACCTGGACAAGGTCGGCGTCGCGGTGACGGACCCGACCAACTCCTTCAAGCTGCAGCGCTTCTCCAAGCTGACGGTCAACGCCTCGCCGGAGCCGGTGAAGAAGGGCAAGACCATCACGGTCACCGGCAAGCTGTCCCGCGCCAACTGGGACGACAACAAGTACCACGGCTACACCAACCAGTCGGTGAAGCTGCAGTTCCGTAAGAAGAACTCCGACACCTACACCACGGTGAAGACCATCAAGTCGAACTCCACTGGTGAGCTGAAGACCACGGTCAAGGCCTCCGTGGACGGCTACTTCCGCTACTCCTTCGCGGGCACGACGACCACCCCGGCGGTCAACGCCGCGGGTGACTTCGTCGACGTCCAGTAAGCACGCGCCCCGAAGCCGAGCGCTAAGCGGGAAAGCGGCGGTCCACCCACCTCCACGTGAGTTCCAGGGTGGCCGCCGCAACCGTCGCGATGCCGACCGCGATCCACGGCATCGTCATGCCGACCAGCTTCAGCGCGAAGAAGTGCTGGAGCCACGGCACCACCAGGACCAGCAGGAACGCCCCGGCCATCGAAGCCACCAGGGCGACGCGCCACCAGGTGTAGGGGCGGGCGATGATCGCCAGGACCCACATCGAGATCAGGAAGAGCGTCAGCGTCGCCGCGCTGGTCTCCGCGTCCAGCGCACCCGCGCCCGTGTAGTGCTCCCGGGCGATCAGATACGTCGCGAAGGTCGCCACCGCGGCCACCACCCCGCCCGGGATCGAATACCGCATGACCCGCCGTACGAAGTTCGGCTTCGCCCGCTCCTTGTTGGGCGCGAGCGCGAGGAAGAACGCCGGGACGCCGATCGTCAGCGTCGAGAGCAGGGTCAGGTGGCGTGGCAGGAACGGGTACTCGACCTGTGAGCAGACCACCAGGACGGCCAGCAGCACCGAGTACACCGTCTTGACGAGGAACAGCGTCGCCACACGCGTGATGTTGCCGATCACCCGGCGCCCCTCGGCCACCACCGACGGCAGCGTCGCGAAACTGTTGTTCAGCAGCACGATCTGCGCCACCGCCCGGGTCGCCTCCGAGCCGGAGCCCATCGCCACCCCGATGTCGGCGTCCTTCAGGGCGAGGACGTCGTTCACCCCGTCGCCCGTCATCGCGACCGTGTGCCCACGGGACTGCAGCGCGCCCACCATGGTCCGCTTCTGCTGCGGGGTGACCCGCCCGAACACCGTGTTGTCGTCGAGGGCCCGGGCCATGCCGTCGTCGTCGGCGGGCAGCCGCCGGGCGTCCACGGTCGTGCCGGACAGCCCGAGCTTGGAGGCGACCGCACCGACCGACACCGCGTTGTCGCCCGAGATGACCTTGGCCCGGACGTTCTGGTCGGCGAAGTAGCGCAGGGTGTCCGCCGCGTCCGGGCGCAGCCGCTGCTCCAGGACGACCAGGGCGGTGGACTTCGCGCCCTCGGTCACGTCGGTGTCGTCGAGGTCCCGTTCTACCCGGGCGAGCAGCAGCACCCGTAGGCCCTGCTCGTTCAGCCGCCCGGTCTCGGCCAGGGCGGGGTCGTCGTCGGGCAGCAGGACGTCCGGCGCGCCCAGCAGCCAGGTGCTCGTCTCGCCGCCGGTCTCGGCGAACGCGGCGCCGCTGTACTTGCGCGCCGAGGAGAAGGGCAGCGCCTGGGTGCAGCGCCAG of the Streptomyces koelreuteriae genome contains:
- a CDS encoding sacsin N-terminal ATP-binding-like domain-containing protein encodes the protein MSKFVRPAPEGADPFGTARLRRGVLDAWATSPARFREDANAEEDLVLGGYRDRLVVELAQNAADAAARAGVPGRLRLTLRDGVLVAANTGAPLDAAGVESLSTLRASAKRESQEQAVGRFGVGFAAVLSVTDEPALIGRHGGVRWSLAEARGLAADTARHSPGLGDEVRRRDGHVPLLRLPFAAEGTAPAPYDTAVILPLRDDPAAALAERLLHAVDDALLLALPGLDEVVVEVNGESPRTITRRTDGAFTVVDDSEGGVTHWRTAVAHGPLTPDLLADRPVEERLRPRWSVTWAVPVDSDGSPARPRTSPVVHAPTPSDEPLGVPALLIASFPLDSTRRHAAPGPLTDFLVQRAADAYAELLGDWRPVTTGIIGLVPGPLGKGELDGALRQAILERLPRTSFLPPAAEPQEHDGDDLPDSLRPRDAEIVEGAGADTVRVLAEVLPTLLPGGLERRAELRTLGVARVPLTDAVDRLAGLEKDPGWWRRLYDSLAGVDPDRLSGLPVPLADGRTTIGPRQVLLPGAEAAGIDPEVLARLGLKVAHPDAAHPLLEKLGALPATPRAVLTTPQVRAAVAASLDDEGGVNWEEDTLDADELADTVLALVRDAGLEPGDEPWLGALALPDEDGEPAPACELVFPGGPFAQVMREGELAAVDAELAGRWGEQPLAACGVLVNFALVRATDVVLDPDELEPREGDFAEPDDAGLLDAVDVWCEDILDRFPDSPVPPVATEIIAVRDLDLVDEDKWAQALALLSQPPYRDAIVEPVRILLHDGTHEVVRPYAAWWLRGNPVLDGRRPAGLRAAGGDPLLRGLYEEADATGFEDEQVLRALGVRTSVTALLDEPGGAAELLDRLAEPEREVADAQLHALYGALADLDPEQVTLPDELRAVVDGRVEVVDAADAVVVDSPDLLPFTSGVPLLPVRPARAAELSELFQVRRLSESVTGQVGSGGVEHDVPDPVRVLLGRQTPSSYVEHEELVVDDVEIDWRLTNDGTLHAATLEGVAAGLAWAAGQWPRRFEVAALLEDPSRTEELERDRWFD
- a CDS encoding HAD-IC family P-type ATPase, producing the protein MTHLDAGARLDSARPAQVTSPVTGLTGAQVAERVARGQVNDVPVRSSRSTVDIVRANVFTRFNAIIGILWLIMLVVAPIQDSLFGFVILANTGIGIVQEWRAKKTLDSLALIGEVRPTVRRDGDATQVSTSEIVLDDLIEIGPGDKVVVDGVCVEADGLEIDESLLTGEADPVVKSPGDQVMSGSFVVAGGGAFQATKVGREAYAAQLAEEASRFTLVQSELRSGISTILKYVTWMMVPTAIGLIISQLFVKENAFDDSVARTVGGIVPMVPEGLVLLTSVAFAIGVIRLGRKQCLVQELPAIEGLARVDTVCLDKTGTLTEGGMDVTELRPLRDADEAYVRQVLAALGESDPRPNASLKAIIDAYPDGERWRCTQALPFSSARKYSGAAFAETGGETSTWLLGAPDVLLPDDDPALAETGRLNEQGLRVLLLARVERDLDDTDVTEGAKSTALVVLEQRLRPDAADTLRYFADQNVRAKVISGDNAVSVGAVASKLGLSGTTVDARRLPADDDGMARALDDNTVFGRVTPQQKRTMVGALQSRGHTVAMTGDGVNDVLALKDADIGVAMGSGSEATRAVAQIVLLNNSFATLPSVVAEGRRVIGNITRVATLFLVKTVYSVLLAVLVVCSQVEYPFLPRHLTLLSTLTIGVPAFFLALAPNKERAKPNFVRRVMRYSIPGGVVAAVATFATYLIAREHYTGAGALDAETSAATLTLFLISMWVLAIIARPYTWWRVALVASMAGAFLLVLVVPWLQHFFALKLVGMTMPWIAVGIATVAAATLELTWRWVDRRFPA